In Bacteriovorax stolpii, a single genomic region encodes these proteins:
- a CDS encoding inosine/guanosine kinase, whose amino-acid sequence MKFPGKRKTKHYFPVNESGRIPFDPDFSERSSVYVVGIDQLIVDIEANVSFEFLEKYKIQKGESVVFDDKIVEEIYRELKANKCIVGEYAGGAIGNTLHNYSVLSDSRSVALGAISKNISVGDYAFKYICTTNSFVDFSYLKPVDGPMGRALCLLTPDHERSFLIGKGIMNELSPDYVPEEVVKGAAALLVSAYSLRDENSSMFQANLKACQYAKESNVPVILSLGTSSLIAAKREFFLNFIREYVSVCAMNEEEAHALVNENDPLLACEKVLDYTDMVLLTVGPRGLYIAAYADEEYKRETKDMIHSKSIGEYNKYEYSRAILKKDCKHPFKIYTHINPYMGGPGVIKNTNGAGDAALSAVLHDIASNTYHRQVTPNSPKHNTRYLTYSSIHQVSKYCNRASFEVLKQNSPRLIKGLPNREESLEDAYWDL is encoded by the coding sequence TTGAAATTTCCAGGCAAAAGAAAGACGAAGCATTACTTTCCAGTCAATGAATCAGGACGTATTCCTTTTGATCCGGATTTCTCTGAGAGAAGTTCAGTGTACGTTGTGGGCATCGACCAATTAATCGTTGATATCGAGGCCAACGTTAGCTTTGAGTTTTTGGAGAAATACAAGATTCAAAAAGGTGAGTCAGTTGTTTTTGATGATAAAATAGTTGAAGAAATTTATCGAGAATTAAAGGCCAACAAATGCATCGTCGGTGAGTACGCCGGAGGAGCAATTGGAAACACTCTTCACAACTACAGTGTCCTTTCTGATTCGCGCTCAGTGGCCCTGGGAGCGATTTCAAAAAATATTTCTGTAGGTGACTACGCTTTTAAATACATTTGTACGACGAACTCGTTTGTCGATTTCTCTTATTTGAAACCAGTTGACGGGCCAATGGGCAGAGCGCTTTGTCTTTTGACACCTGATCATGAAAGATCATTTTTAATCGGCAAGGGAATCATGAATGAACTCTCGCCTGATTATGTTCCGGAGGAAGTGGTCAAGGGGGCTGCGGCCCTTTTAGTGTCGGCCTACTCACTTCGCGATGAAAACTCATCAATGTTCCAGGCCAATCTAAAGGCCTGTCAGTATGCCAAAGAAAGCAATGTGCCGGTTATTTTATCTCTTGGAACCAGCTCTCTCATTGCGGCCAAAAGAGAGTTCTTCTTAAATTTTATCAGAGAGTATGTTTCTGTCTGTGCAATGAACGAAGAAGAGGCCCATGCTTTGGTCAATGAAAATGACCCGCTTCTTGCCTGTGAAAAAGTCCTGGATTACACCGATATGGTGCTTTTAACAGTAGGCCCAAGAGGGCTTTATATCGCAGCTTATGCCGATGAAGAATATAAGCGTGAAACAAAAGACATGATCCATTCAAAATCGATCGGAGAGTACAACAAGTATGAGTACTCGCGTGCGATTTTAAAGAAAGACTGCAAGCATCCGTTTAAAATTTACACTCACATCAATCCATATATGGGTGGCCCTGGGGTGATTAAGAACACTAACGGCGCCGGAGATGCGGCCCTTTCAGCAGTTCTTCATGATATTGCTTCCAACACATACCACCGTCAGGTGACCCCGAATTCTCCTAAGCACAACACGCGCTACTTGACGTATTCATCAATCCACCAGGTGAGTAAGTACTGCAACCGCGCAAGTTTTGAAGTACTAAAGCAGAATTCACCAAGACTCATCAAAGGTCTGCCAAATAGAGAGGAAAGTTTAGAAGACGCATATTGGGATTTATAA
- the pyrF gene encoding orotidine-5'-phosphate decarboxylase yields MSKLDKIIVALDQMSLDEIDQFLRQKENDLPFVKIGLELFVKYGPDLVHKISLEYKKKIFLDLKLHDIPVTVAKAISSLKNLPIDFLTVHLSGGEAMLKAAMAEARMSIPQCKVLGVSFLTSLEAKDLNDLFGITNTEEAFLRLFKTASDSGIDGIVSSPHEVGLLKKHYPHLLSVTPGIRFRDEIEGAQVQDQKRVMDPKEAFNAGSDYLVMGRSLTKTQNLSERLRLLKE; encoded by the coding sequence GTGAGTAAACTGGATAAAATTATTGTGGCCCTGGATCAGATGTCATTAGATGAGATCGACCAGTTTTTAAGACAAAAAGAAAACGACCTGCCCTTTGTTAAAATTGGACTGGAACTTTTTGTCAAATACGGCCCGGACTTAGTTCACAAGATCAGCCTTGAATATAAAAAGAAAATCTTTTTAGATTTAAAGCTGCATGATATTCCAGTGACTGTGGCCAAGGCGATTTCATCACTAAAAAACCTGCCAATTGATTTTCTCACTGTTCACTTAAGTGGTGGTGAAGCAATGTTAAAGGCAGCGATGGCCGAAGCCCGTATGAGCATTCCTCAATGCAAAGTCCTAGGCGTGAGTTTTTTAACCAGCCTCGAAGCAAAAGATTTAAACGACCTCTTCGGCATCACCAATACCGAAGAGGCCTTCTTAAGACTTTTTAAAACGGCTTCTGATTCCGGGATTGATGGGATTGTCTCAAGCCCTCATGAAGTGGGACTCCTTAAAAAACATTACCCTCACCTCTTATCAGTGACTCCTGGAATTCGTTTCCGCGATGAAATTGAAGGTGCACAGGTGCAGGATCAAAAACGTGTCATGGACCCCAAAGAAGCCTTTAATGCGGGATCTGATTACCTGGTGATGGGGCGATCGCTCACTAAGACTCAAAACCTCAGTGAGCGTCTGCGATTACTTAAGGAATAG
- the carB gene encoding carbamoyl-phosphate synthase large subunit, giving the protein MEKSFNRSLKQSIAYLHFEDGTTFKGYVNRKNSDPDLVKGIWGEAAFTTGMSGYQETITDPSFLGQHIIFTNAHIGNYEHNETVMQSKKTHATVIIARNFSHNHFLENIEVPLFSGVDTRKLVRYLTSGKSKSHKSVLTFSEEVPAKSVFESARLKTDDLPLVSQASPIVHIPGDNPIVVMNYGIKQAIIDQLMALKMPLVSLPHNADLATIKKYNPRLIFLSNGPGDPRNFTKEIEVVREMFTLNIPVRAICLGHQLIALALGIKIIKLPFGQRGANHPVIDHITNKIVITSQNHGYAIETESFNKMRMENPLKRELFIQYTSLFDDSIEGIASSDHFVKSVQFHPEANPGPHDAHEFFHEVKAFLEEKNQYPIDTKRLHAFNKLTNRIKKPTLYKRILLIGSGPIKIGQASEFDYSGTQALKSLKEEGIDVVLLNSNPATIMTDPEMCARTYIEPITKETIKKIILKEKVDAVLSTMGGQTALNLCVELEEENFLKEHNVALLGANVDTIKKTEDRALFARELDKLGYQTGKRFTANSEAEALEMAKSVVQFPLIIRRDFALGGKGAALVWNTDELKEVFTSDIKFPVTMEKSLVGQKEIELEVMVDCERNGVIICSIENVDPCGVHTGDSITVAPAMTISDRCMQQLRTMTLTIAKHMGVVAGGANVQFAINPDNEDDIVVIEMNPRVSRSSALASKATGYPIAKISALLSIGYTLKEILNDITKASPVAFEPTLDYVALKIPIFPFSKFPSSSQTLGPQMRSVGEVLALGGSFNEAFMKALRALEMGLEVPSLSQLKTVPVELSREYITLRLKTPSELSLLTVLEALRIGMTKEEIFSLSKITPWFIDQMALVVEAEKTLKHDTANSHVHKDINMEREEFLNLKKIGFSDKHLAFMMNRSQKEILEYRFKQNIFPVYKAVDTCSGEFLAETPYFYSTYAEENEAESLSKKGKSVAILGSGPNRIGQGIEFDYSCVKSCERLKEKGIQSIMINSNPETVSTDYDSSNRLYLSPLYSEDLFDILKNENPFGVIASFSGQTGIQLREHLEKSFRQDFFKINFLGPTWEILELTEDRKLFGEVTRKTKLAQTQSREVSGYKNLVNAMVDIGFPVIIRPSYVIGGESMYIFYGHDELNELPKAFKDQLQSATAVFQVENYLENAIEYDVDLVRDQYGNFCFTVCEHIEYAGVHSGDSGMITPPVILTQKNYEELKTISYALADALKIVGPINFQFAIKDGKIYCIEANPRGSRTLPFLSKAYNISLPKIATDAMLGEKIETIEQPLSGFFSVKQSTFPFDRFVQDNILLGPKMRSTGETMGIDRDKETAILKSYQGNYPKLSEKGLILMSLADNSKELILPYLKSLHKIGYKFIATRGTCEYIKKQGIPCELVMKLDEKGLTILEALKDENMKMVFNTPQNQGQSQNDGEHIRNSAIQYAIPCFTRPENIRAVAMALIGTDDLEVKPLALQEMNF; this is encoded by the coding sequence ATGGAGAAAAGTTTTAACAGGAGTCTCAAGCAATCTATCGCCTATCTTCATTTTGAGGACGGCACGACTTTTAAAGGCTACGTCAATCGTAAGAACTCAGACCCGGATCTAGTTAAAGGGATTTGGGGAGAGGCCGCTTTCACTACAGGAATGAGCGGTTATCAAGAAACCATCACCGACCCATCTTTTCTCGGCCAACACATTATCTTCACTAACGCGCACATCGGAAATTACGAACACAATGAAACTGTTATGCAGTCAAAAAAGACTCATGCCACAGTCATCATCGCCAGAAACTTTTCTCATAATCACTTTTTAGAAAATATCGAGGTTCCACTTTTCTCTGGTGTTGATACCAGAAAACTCGTGCGCTACCTGACAAGCGGGAAATCAAAATCCCATAAATCGGTGCTCACTTTCAGTGAAGAAGTTCCAGCGAAATCTGTTTTTGAATCGGCAAGATTAAAAACAGACGACCTTCCACTTGTTTCACAAGCATCGCCAATCGTTCACATCCCGGGAGATAACCCAATCGTGGTGATGAATTACGGGATCAAGCAAGCGATCATTGATCAGTTAATGGCCTTAAAAATGCCACTGGTGAGTCTGCCTCATAATGCGGACCTGGCAACGATAAAAAAATACAACCCTCGACTGATTTTCCTTTCAAACGGTCCGGGGGACCCAAGAAACTTCACCAAAGAAATCGAAGTTGTCCGCGAGATGTTTACTTTAAACATTCCCGTGCGCGCGATCTGTCTTGGGCATCAACTCATTGCCCTTGCTCTGGGAATTAAAATCATTAAGCTTCCTTTCGGCCAGCGTGGGGCCAACCACCCGGTGATTGACCACATTACAAACAAAATTGTGATCACGTCGCAAAACCATGGTTACGCGATTGAAACAGAATCATTTAATAAAATGCGCATGGAAAACCCGCTTAAGCGAGAGCTTTTCATTCAGTACACTTCCCTCTTTGATGACTCAATCGAAGGGATTGCTTCAAGCGATCACTTTGTAAAATCAGTACAGTTTCACCCTGAAGCTAATCCAGGGCCGCACGACGCTCATGAGTTCTTCCACGAAGTGAAAGCTTTCTTAGAAGAAAAAAATCAATACCCGATCGACACAAAAAGACTGCACGCTTTTAATAAGCTTACGAATAGAATCAAAAAGCCAACTCTTTATAAGAGAATTCTTCTTATCGGTTCAGGCCCGATTAAAATCGGCCAGGCCTCTGAGTTTGATTACTCTGGAACTCAGGCCTTAAAGTCGCTTAAAGAAGAAGGTATTGACGTTGTTCTTCTCAACTCAAATCCGGCGACGATCATGACTGACCCGGAAATGTGCGCGCGCACTTATATTGAACCCATCACAAAAGAGACGATCAAAAAAATCATCTTAAAAGAAAAAGTCGATGCGGTTCTCTCGACAATGGGTGGTCAGACAGCGCTTAACCTGTGCGTAGAATTAGAAGAAGAGAACTTTTTAAAAGAACATAACGTAGCCCTGCTTGGTGCTAATGTTGATACAATCAAAAAAACAGAAGACAGAGCACTCTTTGCCCGCGAACTAGATAAGCTGGGCTACCAGACAGGAAAGCGTTTTACGGCGAACTCTGAAGCAGAAGCTCTAGAAATGGCCAAATCGGTGGTACAATTCCCGCTGATTATCAGACGCGACTTCGCTCTTGGTGGAAAAGGTGCGGCCTTGGTTTGGAACACGGATGAACTAAAAGAAGTCTTCACTTCAGATATCAAGTTCCCGGTCACAATGGAGAAATCTCTTGTTGGCCAAAAAGAAATCGAACTGGAAGTGATGGTTGACTGCGAGAGAAACGGAGTCATCATTTGTTCAATTGAAAACGTCGATCCATGTGGAGTTCACACGGGAGACTCAATCACTGTCGCTCCGGCCATGACGATTAGTGATCGTTGTATGCAACAGCTGCGTACCATGACACTGACCATTGCTAAACACATGGGAGTTGTCGCTGGTGGGGCCAACGTTCAGTTTGCCATCAATCCAGACAATGAAGATGATATTGTAGTTATTGAAATGAACCCGCGAGTTTCAAGATCATCGGCCCTTGCTTCAAAAGCAACCGGCTACCCGATTGCAAAAATTTCGGCCCTTCTCTCGATCGGCTACACACTAAAAGAAATCTTAAACGATATCACAAAAGCGTCCCCGGTTGCTTTTGAGCCGACACTGGATTACGTGGCCCTAAAGATTCCTATTTTCCCATTTAGTAAGTTCCCAAGTTCTTCACAAACTCTTGGGCCACAAATGCGCTCAGTGGGAGAAGTTCTTGCTCTTGGTGGAAGTTTCAACGAAGCTTTCATGAAGGCCTTAAGAGCTCTTGAAATGGGACTTGAAGTCCCTTCACTATCTCAACTAAAAACAGTTCCGGTTGAACTTTCTCGCGAGTACATCACTCTAAGATTAAAAACGCCTAGTGAACTCTCTCTTCTAACAGTCCTGGAAGCTCTTCGCATTGGCATGACAAAAGAAGAAATCTTTTCGCTTTCAAAAATCACACCTTGGTTCATTGACCAGATGGCCCTGGTGGTTGAAGCTGAAAAAACATTAAAGCACGACACGGCGAACTCTCATGTTCATAAAGACATCAACATGGAGAGAGAGGAATTCCTAAATCTTAAAAAGATTGGATTCTCAGACAAGCATCTTGCTTTCATGATGAACCGATCGCAAAAAGAGATTTTAGAATACCGTTTTAAACAAAACATCTTCCCGGTTTATAAGGCGGTAGATACATGCTCAGGAGAATTCCTGGCCGAGACTCCTTACTTCTATTCTACTTATGCTGAGGAAAACGAAGCTGAGTCGCTAAGTAAAAAAGGTAAATCGGTAGCTATCCTTGGATCGGGGCCAAATAGAATTGGGCAAGGAATCGAGTTTGATTACTCGTGTGTAAAATCATGTGAGCGCTTAAAAGAAAAAGGCATTCAATCAATCATGATTAACTCAAACCCTGAAACGGTTTCAACCGACTACGATAGCTCTAACAGACTCTACCTTTCTCCTCTATACTCTGAAGACCTCTTTGATATCTTAAAAAACGAAAACCCATTCGGAGTGATCGCATCTTTTTCAGGACAGACGGGAATCCAGTTAAGAGAGCATCTTGAAAAGAGCTTCCGTCAGGATTTCTTCAAAATTAATTTCCTTGGACCGACATGGGAAATTCTGGAGCTGACAGAAGATAGAAAACTTTTTGGTGAAGTGACGAGAAAAACAAAACTTGCGCAAACTCAAAGCCGCGAAGTTTCTGGATACAAAAACCTGGTAAATGCCATGGTAGATATCGGCTTTCCGGTCATCATCCGTCCAAGTTATGTTATCGGTGGTGAATCGATGTACATTTTCTACGGCCACGATGAATTAAACGAGCTGCCAAAAGCTTTTAAAGATCAACTGCAAAGTGCAACCGCTGTTTTCCAGGTAGAAAATTACCTTGAAAATGCGATTGAGTACGATGTGGACTTAGTGCGCGACCAATATGGAAACTTCTGTTTCACCGTGTGCGAGCACATTGAATACGCCGGTGTTCACTCGGGCGATTCGGGAATGATCACTCCTCCAGTTATCCTGACTCAGAAAAACTATGAAGAGTTAAAAACAATTTCATACGCACTTGCGGATGCTTTAAAAATTGTGGGACCAATCAACTTCCAGTTTGCGATTAAAGATGGAAAAATCTACTGTATCGAAGCGAACCCAAGAGGATCGAGAACGCTTCCTTTCTTAAGTAAAGCGTATAATATTTCTCTGCCAAAAATTGCCACAGATGCAATGCTGGGAGAAAAAATTGAAACCATCGAGCAGCCGCTTTCAGGTTTCTTCTCAGTGAAACAATCAACTTTCCCATTCGATCGCTTCGTCCAGGACAATATTCTTCTTGGACCAAAGATGAGATCAACTGGTGAAACGATGGGGATTGACCGCGATAAAGAAACGGCCATTCTGAAATCTTATCAAGGAAATTATCCAAAACTTTCAGAGAAAGGATTAATTCTTATGAGTCTTGCTGACAACAGCAAGGAGTTGATTCTTCCTTACTTAAAGTCTCTGCATAAAATCGGCTACAAGTTTATCGCCACACGCGGGACTTGTGAGTACATCAAAAAACAAGGAATCCCTTGTGAGCTGGTTATGAAGCTTGATGAAAAGGGGCTGACGATTTTAGAAGCGCTTAAAGATGAAAACATGAAAATGGTTTTCAACACTCCTCAAAACCAGGGGCAATCGCAAAACGATGGAGAGCACATCAGAAACTCGGCCATCCAGTACGCGATCCCATGTTTTACTCGCCCGGAAAATATCCGTGCAGTGGCCATGGCCTTAATTGGAACTGATGACTTAGAGGTTAAGCCGCTGGCCCTGCAGGAAATGAATTTTTAG
- a CDS encoding D-glycero-alpha-D-manno-heptose-1,7-bisphosphate 7-phosphatase, translated as MHKALFLDRDGIVNIDKGYVYKWEDIIWIEEIFQMIKLANERGYKVIVLTNQSGIDRGMYTHEDVHTLHQKMHAFLAGKNLKVDDWFYCAEMDSELRKPRPGMLILARDKHDIDLTQSFMIGDKPSDVFETDGKFVGPSTLLVEGNYDLKDAHTKERVKVFKDHAKILEELKKVL; from the coding sequence ATGCATAAGGCCCTTTTCCTGGACCGCGACGGCATCGTCAATATTGACAAAGGTTATGTTTATAAATGGGAAGATATCATTTGGATCGAAGAGATTTTCCAGATGATCAAACTTGCCAACGAAAGAGGATACAAAGTGATTGTCCTGACCAATCAATCAGGGATTGACCGTGGAATGTACACGCACGAAGACGTTCATACACTTCACCAGAAGATGCATGCTTTTCTTGCTGGAAAAAATTTAAAGGTTGATGACTGGTTTTATTGTGCCGAAATGGACAGTGAATTAAGAAAGCCTCGCCCAGGGATGTTGATTCTTGCCCGTGATAAACACGATATTGATCTCACTCAATCTTTTATGATCGGCGATAAGCCTTCAGACGTTTTTGAAACAGATGGGAAATTTGTCGGCCCTTCAACGTTATTAGTAGAAGGCAATTACGACTTAAAAGACGCTCACACTAAAGAGCGCGTGAAAGTTTTTAAAGACCACGCCAAAATTCTCGAAGAATTAAAAAAGGTTCTCTAA
- a CDS encoding aspartate/ornithine carbamoyltransferase family protein — protein sequence MTSFPSLLESIDDLSRPQIDVLLSRAKHFKDHPEIAPFSSTPKPIIATSFLENSTRTKHSFAVAIRRLGGLYLDFNAETSSLKKGESLEETFLTLFYQGVNLCVFRTSVSHQLSEFRQSPPIKLVNGGDGINEHPSQALLDLYTLIHLANGDLNGKTISIIGDNIHSRVGHSLIKLLPKFGMKVILSGPKDYLPDPKTLPAQVEISTNRNETVLKSDFIYLLRIQKERHAGAANAHYDNYLENYGVSLELLKSLNKLIPVLHPGPANIGVELDQALIKSSLYKGYLQVENSIPMRMAIIEAMLLNNDQNVGIINGEKF from the coding sequence ATGACTTCATTTCCTTCATTACTTGAAAGCATAGACGATCTAAGTAGGCCCCAGATCGATGTGCTCCTCTCCCGTGCAAAGCACTTTAAAGACCATCCTGAAATTGCCCCTTTTTCCTCGACTCCGAAACCTATCATTGCCACTTCTTTTCTCGAAAATTCAACCAGAACAAAACATTCATTTGCTGTCGCAATCAGAAGACTAGGCGGGCTTTATTTAGATTTCAATGCGGAGACATCGAGCTTAAAAAAAGGTGAAAGCTTAGAAGAAACGTTCCTGACTCTTTTCTATCAAGGTGTGAATCTTTGCGTTTTTCGCACAAGTGTCTCTCACCAGCTTTCAGAGTTCAGACAATCACCTCCTATAAAATTAGTTAACGGTGGAGACGGGATTAACGAACATCCTTCTCAAGCACTTTTAGATCTCTACACTCTGATTCATCTTGCTAATGGTGATTTAAATGGCAAAACCATCTCAATCATCGGAGACAATATTCACTCGCGTGTTGGGCACTCGCTGATTAAACTTCTTCCAAAGTTTGGAATGAAAGTGATTTTGAGCGGTCCAAAAGACTATCTTCCTGATCCAAAAACTCTGCCAGCTCAGGTGGAGATTTCAACTAATAGAAATGAAACTGTTTTAAAAAGTGATTTCATCTATCTATTAAGAATCCAGAAAGAAAGACACGCAGGAGCGGCCAACGCTCACTACGACAATTACCTTGAAAACTATGGAGTAAGCTTAGAGCTTCTCAAGTCACTTAATAAATTAATTCCGGTGTTACACCCGGGCCCGGCCAATATTGGTGTGGAATTAGACCAGGCGCTGATTAAGTCATCGCTCTATAAAGGTTATCTGCAAGTTGAAAATTCAATCCCAATGAGAATGGCCATTATCGAGGCCATGCTCTTAAATAACGATCAGAACGTAGGAATTATTAATGGAGAAAAGTTTTAA